A genome region from Camelina sativa cultivar DH55 chromosome 10, Cs, whole genome shotgun sequence includes the following:
- the LOC104718728 gene encoding CASP-like protein 2B1 produces MKLIDRRLRLTELLLRISISVLALLGLILIVTDSEVKLIFTIKKTAKYSDMKSVVFLVVANGIAAVYSLLQSVRCVVGTMKGTVLFSKPLAWTIFSADQVMAYLSVAAIAATAESGMIAREGEEDLQWIKVCNMYGKFCNRMAIGVSSALFASIAMVFVSCISAFSLFRLYGATKDRRTSPW; encoded by the exons ATGAAGCTTATTGATCGAAGACTGAGGCTAACGGAGCTGCTCTTACGGATCTCCATCAGTGTGCTCGCTCTTCTTGGGCTTATTCTGATTGTTACAGACTCTGAGGTCAAGCTTATATTCACAATCAAGAAGACGGCCAAGTACTCTGATATGAAGTCGGTTGT GTTCTTGGTGGTAGCTAATGGGATAGCTGCGGTTTATTCTTTGTTGCAATCAGTTCGTTGCGTGGTGGGTACTATGAAAGGAACAGTTTTGTTCAGCAAGCCTCTTGCTTGGACCATATTCTCTGCTGATCAG GTTATGGCGTACTTGAGTGTGGCGGCCATAGCAGCAACAGCAGAGTCTGGTATGATTGCTAGGGAAGGAGAGGAAGACTTGCAATGGATAAAAGTGTGCAATATGTATGGCAAGTTCTGTAACCGAATGGCTATAGGAGTCTCCAGCGCCTTGTTTGCCTCAATTGCTATGGTTTTCGTCTCCTGCATTTCTGCTTTTAGTCTTTTCCGCTTGTACGGTGCGACAAAGGACCGCAGAACCTCGCCGTGGTGA
- the LOC104718730 gene encoding protein NAR1 yields the protein MSKKFSPTLRLGDLNDFIAPSQACVISLKGTKPIIKKTDRPQVVIAPKQEKFEPVKISLKDCLACSGCITSAETVMLEKQSLDEFLSALSKGKDVIVSISPQSRASLAVHYEISPLQVFKKLTTFLKSLGVNAVFDTSCSRDLVLIEACNEFVSRYKQANSEDGENSLSSLPVLSSACPGWICYAEKQLGSFVLPYVSSVKSPQQTIGAAIKHHLCQALGLRLKEVYHVTVMPCYDKKLEAARDDFVFEDGADDKLTEVDSVLTSGEILDLIKLKGVDFKDLEESPLDRLLTNVTEEGNLYGVAGSSGGYAETIFRHAAKTLFGQTIEGPLEFKTLRNSDFREVTLQLEGKTVLKFALCYGFQNLQNIVRRVKTRKCDYHYVEIMACPAGCLNGGGQIKPKTGQSQKELINSLEATYMNDTTLITDPYQNPTAKRLYEEWLKEPGSNEAKKYLHTQYHPVVKSVTAQLNNW from the exons ATGTCGAAGAAGTTTTCGCCGACCTTGAGGCTCGGAGATCTCAACGATTTCATTGCTCCGTCTCAAGCTTGTGTTATATCTCTTAAGGGTACAAAACCTATTATTAAGAAGACTGATCGACCCCAG GTTGTGATTGCTCCAAAACAAGAGAAGTTTGAACCGGTCAAAATTTCTCTTAAGGATTGTTTGGCTTGCAG tGGATGCATCACATCGGCTGAGACTGTTATGCTTGAGAAGCAAAGCTTAGACGAGTTTCTCTCTGCACTTAGCAAAGGCAAGGACGTGATTGTGTCTATTTCCCCACAGTCCAGAGCTTCCCTTGCGGTTCACTATGAGATCTCTCCTCTTCAGGTTTTCAAGAAGCTGACTACGTTTTTGAAGTCTCTGGGAGTTAACGCTGTGTTTGATACTAGCTGCAGCAGAGACTTGGTACTTATTGAAGCTTGTAATGAGTTTGTGAGCCGTTACAAGCAAGCTAATTCTGAAGATGGCGAAAATTCACTATCCTCTTTACCTGTGCTTTCCTCTGCCTGTCCTG GTTGGATATGTTATGCTGAAAAGCAGCTTGGCTCTTTTGTTCTGCCGTATGTCTCTTCTGTTAAGAGTCCTCAGCAAACTATTGGAGCTGCGATCAAACACCATTTGTGTCAAGCGTTGGGACTCAG ACTGAAGGAGGTGTACCATGTGACTGTGATGCCCTGTTACGATAAGAAGCTCGAGGCAGCGAGAGATGACTTTGTCTTTGAAGATGGAGCAGATGATAAACTGACTGAGGTTGATTCCGTGCTAACATCTGGTGAAATCTTGGATTTAATAAAG TTGAAAGGAGTCGACTTTAAAGATTTGGAGGAATCTCCACTCGACAGATT GTTGACGAATGTTACCGAGGAAGGAAATCTTTATGGTGTAGCTGGGAGTTCAGGTGGCTATGCGGAAACAATATTCAGACATGCAGCAAAAACACTATTTGGACAAACTATTGAAGGTCCTCTGGAGTTTAAAACTCTCAGAAATTCTGATTTCCGTGAAGTGACTCTTCAA TTGGAAGGTAAAACAGTGCTGAAATTCGCGTTGTGTTACGGTTTCCAGAACCTTCAGAATATCGTTCGGAGAGTGAAAACGCGCAAATGCGATTATCATTATGTAGAGATTATGGCGTGTCCTGCAG GTTGCCTAAATGGTGGTGGGCAAATCAAGCCAAAGACAGGGCAGTCTCAGAAAGAATTGATCAACTCACTGGAAGCTACTTATATGAATGATACT ACTTTGATTACAGATCCATACCAGAATCCAACAGCCAAGAGATTATACGAAGAGTGGCTTAAAGAGCCTGGTTCCAACGAGGCCAAGAAGTACTTGCACACTCAGTATCATCCGGTGGTGAAAAGCGTTACAGCGCAGCTCAACAATTGGTAG